The following proteins are co-located in the Pseudomonas antarctica genome:
- a CDS encoding PA3496 family putative envelope integrity protein: MARQYEDSSTVKTRRQQEDQRRMAFRRAIEDRCEERQLLQSISDYPELHWQAPAAAQRSVQPTR, encoded by the coding sequence ATGGCCCGGCAATACGAAGACAGCAGCACCGTCAAAACCCGTCGTCAGCAGGAAGACCAGCGCCGCATGGCGTTCCGTCGCGCAATCGAAGACCGTTGCGAGGAGCGTCAATTGCTCCAGAGCATCAGTGACTACCCGGAACTCCACTGGCAGGCACCCGCGGCTGCCCAGCGAAGCGTTCAGCCAACGCGCTGA
- a CDS encoding EAL domain-containing protein, translated as MTLSPDLFGPSAAPAQVIRKHYATEMAVERTRLLYQGSLLPTLLMLVNGLVCAWLLWNPKQYVLDSIWLVWLLALVALRVIQVAAFDSAMPSRQARPIWRGMFMLGSAVSGLTLATAAIALVPVDSFMQQAWVFGLIGAATLSASVAYAVSLPAFLSFAVPCLVPAIVYLFWNGAPQQQGWGVLGLILLASLSLVAWQVNRLIQRGLLRRFQNQALIEHLQQAQQRSEQLNQELVREVGQRRQVEQELREAQTGLQDRVAQRSQELDAASLALNKSEARLAMALQASELGLWDWNLQTDEVHHTQLKELFGLEPEYVTAMLSHLKPRLHPDDLPLLKRALVEHLKGRSEDYQVEYRVRHGAGHWVWIEDRGRAVERTPSGRVTRMLGTRRDISAGKVLEEQQRLASTVFEAASEGIVILNPEYVLIAVNQAFSRVTGFEMDDMIGRNVVELPSSRDARRHFPVIRQALLSHGTWQGELVETRKNGELYPQWLQLNVVRDARGKVSHIVGFFADLSARRESEERMRYLTHYDELTGLANRSLFRERLREAHQRVRQGGRSLALLHINLDRFKLLNDSLGHEVADQLLQKMARRLINALPEADTIARLSGDEFAVLFDGYGNLSSLARVATRLLAKLRVPVTVEGHELVVSASMGVSLLPDNAREISALVSQSNMAMQHAKHLGGNNFQFYTDSLQASTLERLQLENHLRKAIDERQLTVFYQPKLCLATGKLNAAEALVRWEHPQWGMVPPGDFIGLAEETGLIVPLGEFVLRQACWQACEWQRQGLAPIRVSVNLSVHQLRQGKLVSLVRQVLEETGLAPHYLELELTESQLLDNVEHIIATFQQLRDLGVKLAIDDFGTGYSSLSYLKRIPVDYVKIDQTFIRGLGQGREDAAITRAIIAMAHGLALKVVAEGVEDQQQLDFLRGERCDEVQGYLISRPMQAEGLADLLRKNADFS; from the coding sequence ATGACCCTCAGTCCCGATCTGTTCGGCCCCTCGGCGGCGCCCGCGCAGGTCATCCGTAAACATTACGCAACCGAGATGGCGGTCGAACGCACGCGCCTCTTGTATCAGGGGTCTTTGCTGCCGACGTTATTGATGTTGGTCAACGGCCTGGTGTGTGCCTGGTTGCTGTGGAACCCCAAGCAATATGTGTTGGACAGCATCTGGCTGGTCTGGCTGCTCGCTCTGGTGGCCCTGCGTGTGATCCAGGTGGCGGCTTTTGATTCGGCGATGCCCAGTCGCCAGGCCCGGCCGATCTGGCGGGGCATGTTCATGCTGGGCTCGGCGGTCAGCGGCCTGACACTGGCGACTGCCGCCATCGCCCTGGTGCCTGTCGACAGTTTTATGCAGCAAGCCTGGGTGTTCGGCCTGATCGGCGCAGCGACGCTGTCGGCCAGCGTGGCCTATGCCGTGAGCCTGCCCGCCTTCCTGTCATTTGCCGTGCCGTGCCTGGTGCCTGCCATTGTCTATCTGTTCTGGAATGGTGCCCCGCAGCAGCAAGGTTGGGGAGTACTCGGCCTGATTCTGCTGGCCTCTTTGAGCCTGGTGGCGTGGCAGGTCAACCGCCTGATTCAGCGCGGGTTGTTGCGGCGCTTCCAGAACCAGGCGTTGATCGAGCATCTCCAGCAGGCGCAGCAGCGCAGCGAGCAATTGAATCAGGAACTGGTGCGTGAAGTTGGCCAGCGTCGGCAGGTCGAACAGGAATTGCGCGAGGCGCAAACCGGTCTGCAAGACCGTGTGGCGCAACGCAGCCAGGAACTGGACGCCGCCAGCCTCGCCCTGAATAAAAGCGAAGCGCGCCTGGCCATGGCCCTGCAAGCCAGCGAACTGGGCTTGTGGGACTGGAACCTGCAAACCGATGAAGTGCACCATACCCAACTCAAGGAACTGTTCGGCCTGGAGCCTGAGTACGTTACTGCAATGCTCAGCCATCTCAAGCCACGCCTGCACCCCGACGACCTGCCGCTGCTCAAGCGCGCCCTGGTGGAGCACCTCAAGGGCCGCAGCGAGGATTATCAGGTCGAATACCGTGTGCGCCATGGCGCTGGCCATTGGGTATGGATCGAAGACCGTGGTCGCGCCGTGGAGCGCACGCCCAGCGGACGCGTCACGCGCATGCTCGGCACCCGCCGCGACATCAGCGCCGGCAAGGTCCTGGAAGAGCAGCAGCGCCTCGCGTCGACCGTCTTCGAAGCCGCCAGCGAAGGCATTGTGATCCTCAACCCGGAGTACGTGCTGATTGCGGTCAACCAGGCCTTCAGCCGTGTCACCGGTTTTGAAATGGACGACATGATTGGCCGCAATGTCGTGGAACTGCCCAGCAGTCGTGACGCCCGCCGGCATTTTCCGGTGATCCGCCAGGCACTGCTCAGCCATGGCACCTGGCAGGGCGAGCTGGTGGAAACGCGCAAAAACGGCGAGCTGTACCCGCAATGGCTGCAACTGAATGTAGTGCGCGATGCTCGCGGAAAAGTCAGTCATATTGTCGGCTTCTTCGCCGATCTTTCCGCGCGGCGTGAATCCGAAGAGCGCATGCGCTACCTCACTCACTATGACGAGTTGACGGGCCTGGCCAACCGCTCGCTGTTTCGCGAACGGCTGCGCGAAGCTCACCAACGCGTGCGTCAGGGCGGGCGCAGCCTGGCACTGCTGCATATCAACCTGGACCGCTTCAAGCTGCTTAATGACAGCCTCGGCCATGAAGTCGCGGATCAGCTGTTGCAGAAAATGGCGCGGCGATTGATCAATGCCTTGCCCGAAGCCGACACCATTGCGCGGCTGTCCGGTGATGAATTCGCCGTACTGTTCGACGGCTACGGCAACTTGTCGAGCCTGGCGCGTGTGGCCACGCGGCTCCTGGCCAAACTGCGCGTGCCGGTGACGGTAGAAGGGCATGAGCTGGTGGTCAGCGCCTCAATGGGCGTAAGCCTGCTGCCGGATAATGCGCGGGAGATTTCCGCGCTGGTCAGCCAATCGAACATGGCCATGCAGCACGCCAAGCACTTGGGCGGCAATAATTTCCAGTTCTACACCGATAGCCTGCAAGCCAGCACCCTGGAGCGTTTGCAGCTGGAGAACCACTTGCGCAAGGCCATCGACGAGCGCCAGCTCACGGTGTTCTACCAGCCGAAACTGTGCCTGGCCACGGGCAAATTGAACGCTGCCGAAGCACTGGTTCGCTGGGAGCATCCGCAATGGGGCATGGTGCCGCCGGGGGACTTTATCGGCCTGGCCGAAGAGACCGGCTTGATCGTACCGCTGGGCGAGTTCGTGCTGCGCCAGGCGTGTTGGCAGGCGTGCGAATGGCAGCGCCAGGGGCTTGCACCGATCCGGGTGTCGGTGAACCTGTCAGTGCATCAGTTGCGCCAGGGCAAGTTGGTCAGCCTGGTGCGCCAGGTACTTGAAGAAACCGGCCTGGCCCCGCACTACCTGGAGCTGGAGCTGACCGAAAGCCAGCTGCTCGACAATGTTGAACACATTATCGCCACCTTCCAGCAACTGCGCGATTTGGGCGTGAAGCTGGCCATTGATGACTTCGGCACGGGCTATTCGTCCCTCAGTTACCTCAAGCGTATCCCCGTGGACTACGTGAAGATCGACCAGACGTTTATTCGCGGGCTTGGCCAAGGCCGTGAAGACGCGGCCATCACCCGGGCGATCATCGCGATGGCCCATGGCCTGGCACTCAAGGTGGTGGCCGAAGGAGTGGAAGATCAGCAGCAGCTGGATTTCCTGCGAGGGGAGCGATGCGATGAGGTGCAGGGCTACCTGATCAGCCGGCCGATGCAGGCCGAGGGGTTGGCAGATTTGTTACGGAAAAATGCAGATTTTTCTTAA
- the hexR gene encoding transcriptional regulator HexR, whose amino-acid sequence MNLLQHIAQSRHLLRKSELKVADHVLLDPAAVMHSSMADLAHSVGISEPTIVRFCRAIGCSGFQDLKLKLAQSLAAGASFGQFAIHEDDSVADYSLKIFDTTLHTLMEVREKLDPVELQKAVTAMSQAQRVEFYGFGASGAVAADAQHKFFRLLLTAAAYSDPHMQAMSAVTLKPTDVAICISQSGRSKDLLITANLVRESGATLITLCPSQTPLAELSTVNLAIDVHEDTEIYTPLTSRIAHLVVIDVLAMGVAMARGPSLVNHLKSVKRSLRSLRLSPKSVKALDD is encoded by the coding sequence TTGAACCTGTTGCAACATATCGCCCAGTCGCGCCACCTGTTACGCAAATCGGAACTCAAGGTTGCCGATCACGTGCTGCTTGATCCTGCGGCTGTGATGCACAGTTCCATGGCCGACCTGGCCCACAGCGTGGGCATCAGTGAGCCGACCATCGTGCGCTTCTGCCGCGCCATCGGTTGCTCCGGGTTCCAGGACTTGAAACTCAAACTGGCCCAGAGCCTGGCGGCCGGTGCGAGCTTCGGGCAGTTTGCGATTCACGAAGACGATTCCGTCGCCGACTACAGCCTGAAAATCTTCGACACCACCTTGCACACCCTCATGGAAGTGCGCGAGAAGCTCGACCCTGTGGAGCTGCAGAAGGCCGTGACGGCGATGTCCCAGGCGCAGCGCGTGGAGTTTTATGGCTTCGGTGCGTCGGGTGCCGTTGCTGCGGATGCCCAGCACAAATTCTTCCGCCTGCTGCTCACCGCAGCGGCCTATAGCGACCCGCACATGCAGGCGATGTCGGCGGTCACGCTGAAACCGACTGACGTGGCCATCTGCATTTCCCAGTCCGGTCGCTCCAAAGACTTGCTGATTACCGCCAACCTGGTGCGTGAAAGCGGCGCGACGCTGATCACCCTGTGCCCAAGCCAGACGCCGTTGGCGGAGCTGTCCACGGTCAACCTGGCGATCGATGTGCACGAAGACACCGAAATCTACACGCCGTTGACCTCGCGCATCGCCCACTTGGTGGTGATCGACGTGCTGGCGATGGGCGTGGCCATGGCGCGCGGGCCGAGCCTGGTCAACCACCTCAAGAGCGTGAAGCGCAGCTTGCGCAGCCTTCGTCTCTCGCCTAAATCCGTCAAAGCCCTCGACGACTGA
- a CDS encoding LysR family transcriptional regulator — MRKSLMRMTLRQLQIFNEVCDLRSYSRAAEEMSLTQPAVSLQIRQLEELIGQPLFDYVGKKLYMTEAAEALQRASRDIFGRLENLDMQLSDMQGSLQGQLKLAVESSAKYFVPHLFAAFKRQHPEVQLHLTVVNRAQVIRRLSDNRDDLVIMSMVPQDMGLEFLPFLNNPIVAVAPPDHPLSLQGPLRLQDLEPYTLLIREPGSGTRLACEEYFKEKRVHFTQTVEVASAEAQRECVSAGLGVALLTRHAVNLELATGGLKELPVEELPLYRSWCLVQAKAKRLSPVAHAFLGFIRSERVQISALAERFAGQPRVPASGVPGSH, encoded by the coding sequence ATGCGTAAGTCATTGATGCGTATGACATTACGCCAATTGCAGATTTTTAATGAAGTCTGTGATTTGCGTTCCTACAGCCGCGCAGCCGAAGAAATGTCCCTCACACAACCGGCCGTTAGCCTACAAATTCGCCAGCTGGAAGAACTGATCGGCCAGCCGCTGTTCGATTATGTCGGCAAAAAGCTCTACATGACCGAGGCTGCCGAAGCCTTGCAACGGGCCAGCCGCGATATTTTCGGGCGCCTGGAAAACCTCGATATGCAGCTGTCGGACATGCAGGGCTCGCTGCAGGGGCAGTTGAAACTGGCCGTGGAATCCAGCGCCAAGTACTTCGTGCCGCACCTGTTTGCCGCCTTCAAGCGCCAGCATCCGGAGGTGCAGCTGCACCTGACGGTGGTCAACCGGGCCCAAGTGATTCGCCGGCTTTCAGATAACCGGGATGACCTGGTGATCATGTCCATGGTGCCCCAGGACATGGGCCTGGAATTCCTGCCGTTTCTCAACAATCCGATCGTTGCCGTGGCGCCGCCCGATCATCCGTTGAGCCTGCAAGGACCGCTGCGCCTGCAGGACCTGGAGCCTTACACGCTGCTGATACGTGAACCGGGTTCCGGCACGCGACTGGCCTGCGAGGAGTACTTCAAGGAAAAACGCGTGCACTTCACCCAAACGGTGGAGGTGGCTTCGGCCGAGGCGCAGCGTGAGTGTGTGAGCGCAGGGTTGGGCGTGGCGCTGCTGACGCGCCACGCGGTCAACCTGGAACTGGCCACCGGCGGGCTCAAGGAGCTGCCGGTGGAGGAACTGCCGCTGTACCGCAGTTGGTGCCTGGTGCAAGCCAAAGCCAAGCGCCTGTCACCGGTGGCCCATGCGTTCCTGGGCTTTATCCGCAGCGAACGGGTGCAGATCAGCGCGTTGGCTGAACGCTTCGCTGGGCAGCCGCGGGTGCCTGCCAGTGGAGTTCCGGGTAGTCACTGA